One Rhodobacteraceae bacterium M385 genomic region harbors:
- a CDS encoding LysE/ArgO family amino acid transporter, whose translation MNAFFVGFGVSLSLILAIGAQNAFVLKQGLQRQHVALVVAICAVTDALLIGVGVTSIGWMTAEAAWMTNVLLFGGAAFLIFYGAKSFHSAWTGSGALLAAGEVVQSWQSAALTCIAVTWLNPHMYLDTVVLVGSVSAQYPDAKLTFWLGAAAASFTFFVTLGFGARFLAPVFSSRRAWVILDVFVGCVMWVIAAKLLLSSAA comes from the coding sequence ATGAATGCGTTTTTTGTGGGGTTTGGGGTCAGCCTCTCTTTGATCTTGGCGATTGGGGCGCAGAACGCTTTTGTCCTGAAGCAAGGCTTGCAACGGCAGCATGTGGCACTGGTGGTAGCGATCTGCGCTGTGACTGACGCCCTGTTGATCGGCGTGGGGGTCACCAGCATCGGCTGGATGACGGCTGAGGCCGCATGGATGACCAATGTGCTTCTTTTTGGTGGGGCCGCGTTCCTGATCTTTTACGGGGCAAAGTCGTTCCACTCCGCGTGGACGGGATCGGGGGCGCTTCTGGCGGCAGGCGAAGTGGTGCAAAGCTGGCAATCGGCGGCGCTGACCTGCATCGCGGTGACGTGGCTGAACCCGCATATGTATCTGGATACGGTGGTGTTGGTCGGCTCGGTCTCGGCGCAATACCCTGATGCGAAACTGACATTCTGGCTGGGCGCGGCGGCGGCCTCCTTCACCTTTTTCGTCACCTTGGGCTTCGGGGCCCGCTTTCTGGCCCCGGTGTTTTCCAGCCGCCGGGCTTGGGTGATCCTGGATGTCTTTGTGGGCTGCGTGATGTGGGTGATTGCCGCAAAGCTGCTGCTTAGCTCTGCCGCTTAA
- a CDS encoding tetratricopeptide repeat protein yields the protein MAQIDCFGQPTTIATTAGVEAWNATQMAFLAHGAATPEHLGATLSADPEFALAHAVKGMFMLLLGRGELIQTARDACAAAQTSTRNRPISAREQAFVSALEVWLEGHPLKAVAQLDHVLEVAPEDALAMKLAHALRFVLGDAQGMRRSIEAVMPAYGEDHLARGYLMGCHAFTLEETGEYGRAAATGGAALELCPDDAWGLHAVAHVYDMTGAPEKGLNWLAGREAAWAHCNNFRYHVWWHKALMHLDLGQTETVLNLYDTLIRADKTDDYRDISNATSLLMRLELEGIDVGNRWDELAETSATRTDDGQLIFADLHYLLALVGGRREDAAATLVARIAADGARSANEMEMRMSSPGVAAAQGLEAFGEGNYSAAFRGLRLARRHIQLAGGSHAQRDVFERLTIDAGIRAGAMREALGILDERTTRRAGRDDSFAKARREMIATAKAPSLHASMN from the coding sequence ATGGCGCAGATTGATTGTTTTGGCCAACCCACAACGATCGCGACGACCGCGGGTGTTGAGGCTTGGAATGCGACGCAGATGGCGTTCTTGGCCCATGGGGCGGCAACGCCCGAGCATCTTGGCGCTACGCTATCAGCGGACCCGGAATTTGCATTGGCCCATGCGGTAAAGGGCATGTTCATGTTGCTTTTGGGGCGTGGAGAGCTGATCCAGACGGCCCGCGATGCCTGCGCGGCGGCACAAACATCCACCCGCAACCGCCCGATCTCAGCCCGCGAACAAGCTTTCGTATCGGCGTTGGAGGTATGGCTGGAAGGGCATCCGTTGAAGGCGGTCGCGCAATTGGACCATGTATTGGAAGTCGCGCCCGAAGACGCGCTTGCGATGAAACTTGCCCATGCGTTGCGGTTTGTCTTGGGCGACGCGCAGGGAATGCGCCGTTCCATCGAAGCGGTGATGCCCGCTTACGGCGAAGACCATTTGGCCCGTGGGTACCTGATGGGCTGCCACGCCTTCACCCTAGAAGAAACAGGCGAATACGGGCGCGCGGCAGCCACCGGAGGGGCCGCGTTGGAGCTGTGTCCCGATGACGCCTGGGGCCTTCACGCGGTGGCCCACGTTTATGACATGACCGGCGCGCCGGAAAAGGGCCTGAACTGGTTGGCAGGGCGAGAGGCTGCTTGGGCCCATTGCAACAATTTCCGCTACCACGTGTGGTGGCACAAGGCGTTGATGCATTTGGACCTAGGGCAGACGGAAACGGTTCTTAACCTTTACGATACGCTGATCCGGGCCGACAAAACCGATGATTACCGCGATATCTCCAACGCGACCTCACTGTTGATGCGTCTGGAGCTGGAAGGCATCGACGTGGGCAATCGGTGGGATGAGTTGGCCGAAACCTCGGCCACCCGAACCGATGATGGCCAGTTGATTTTCGCCGACCTTCACTACCTTTTGGCGCTGGTTGGGGGACGCCGCGAAGACGCTGCGGCCACGTTGGTGGCTCGGATTGCGGCCGATGGTGCACGCTCGGCCAATGAGATGGAGATGCGGATGAGCAGCCCCGGTGTTGCAGCAGCCCAAGGGTTGGAAGCCTTTGGTGAAGGCAATTACAGCGCGGCGTTTCGCGGGCTCAGATTGGCGCGGCGGCACATCCAACTGGCCGGCGGATCTCACGCGCAACGCGATGTGTTTGAGCGTTTGACGATTGATGCAGGCATCCGGGCAGGCGCCATGCGGGAAGCCTTGGGCATCTTGGACGAACGCACCACCCGCCGAGCAGGGCGCGATGACAGCTTTGCAAAAGCCCGGCGCGAGATGATCGCTACCGCCAAAGCGCCCTCCTTGCATGCTTCGATGAACTAG
- a CDS encoding CoA transferase → MVASKGPLDGVIVLDLSRILAGPTCTQALGDLGATIIKIEHPERGDDTRTWGPPFATDSDGQATDLSSYFMCANRNKLSVAVDIATPEGQDTIRQIAARADILIENFKPGGLEKYGLDHGNMLTAYPQLIHCSVSGFGHTGPNREKPGYDLMAQGYSGIMSLTGEADGAPVKVAVGIADVMTGMYASVGILAALRHRDQTGEGQHIDLSLVDASLAWMINEGVAHLTTGQPRPRRGHQHATIVPYQTFACSDGFVLVAVGNDLQYTRFCDFLGRPDLADDPQFATNSARVVNRDTLIPQLEALVATHTQAEIVAGLEARKVPVGPVNTVEQAFASDQAKAREMRIDMQKDGIDRGGVELIGNPLKFSATPVTYRRPPPHLGEDTQAVLDWLAGKQATPEA, encoded by the coding sequence ATGGTCGCATCTAAGGGACCGCTGGACGGGGTCATTGTCCTCGACCTGTCACGCATTTTGGCCGGTCCGACCTGCACGCAAGCCTTGGGGGATTTGGGCGCCACGATCATCAAGATCGAGCATCCTGAGCGTGGTGATGACACCCGCACATGGGGGCCTCCCTTTGCAACGGATTCCGATGGCCAAGCCACCGACCTCTCCAGCTATTTCATGTGCGCCAACCGCAACAAATTGTCGGTTGCGGTGGATATCGCCACGCCTGAAGGGCAGGACACGATCCGCCAGATCGCGGCGCGGGCGGATATTCTGATCGAGAACTTCAAACCCGGCGGGCTTGAGAAGTATGGGCTGGATCACGGCAATATGCTCACAGCTTATCCCCAGCTTATCCACTGTTCGGTTTCGGGGTTTGGCCATACAGGGCCGAACCGGGAAAAACCCGGCTACGATCTGATGGCGCAGGGCTATTCCGGTATCATGTCCCTGACCGGAGAGGCCGATGGCGCACCGGTTAAGGTGGCTGTGGGCATCGCGGATGTCATGACGGGAATGTACGCCAGCGTCGGCATTCTGGCGGCGCTGCGCCACCGGGATCAGACGGGCGAGGGGCAGCATATCGACCTGTCGCTGGTCGATGCCTCCTTGGCGTGGATGATTAACGAGGGCGTGGCCCATCTGACGACGGGGCAGCCGCGGCCGCGGCGCGGGCACCAGCACGCGACAATCGTGCCTTATCAGACCTTCGCCTGCTCGGACGGATTCGTGCTGGTCGCAGTGGGCAATGACCTGCAATACACGCGGTTCTGCGATTTCTTGGGGCGGCCTGATCTGGCGGACGACCCGCAGTTCGCCACCAACTCGGCCCGCGTGGTGAACCGCGATACCCTGATCCCGCAGCTAGAGGCTTTGGTGGCCACCCATACCCAAGCCGAGATCGTGGCTGGGTTGGAAGCGCGTAAAGTGCCTGTGGGCCCGGTGAATACGGTCGAGCAAGCCTTCGCCTCGGATCAGGCAAAGGCGCGCGAAATGCGCATTGATATGCAAAAGGACGGGATCGACCGGGGCGGGGTGGAGCTTATCGGGAACCCGTTAAAGTTCTCGGCCACACCAGTCACATACCGCCGACCGCCGCCGCATCTGGGCGAGGACACGCAGGCTGTCCTCGATTGGCTGGCCGGGAAGCAGGCAACGCCTGAAGCATAG
- the ptsP gene encoding phosphoenolpyruvate--protein phosphotransferase — protein MTQNSETESRKLLSRLQAVMAEAGEGQERLDKITHLIADSMGTEVCSIYLLRDAETLELCATQGLAAEAVHVTRMRIGEGLVGRVARQARPINTANAPAERGFRYMAETGEEAYSSFLGVPIQRLGERLGVLVVQSKDEREYSEDEVYAIEVVAMVLAEMTELGAFVGEGAALSARHTSQFMFKGTTAQEGAAMGHVWLHEPRVVVTNPVADDPAVERVRLNEAVDQLRTDIDQMLTHVSKGDKDQAEVLEAYRMFARSRGWMRRMEEDIERGLSAEAAVEKEQSSARARMETVPDAYLRERLHDLDDLSNRLLRLLTGQGSDTGADMPLDPVLVARNIGPGELLDYGRSLRGVVLEEGSVGSHAAIVARALAIPLVIHAKRINTEALNGDPILVDGDQGIVHLRPEDAVSSAFRDKLAMQAEAQERYASIRDKPATSKCGTTVSLQMNAGLMADLPSLPSSGAEGVGLFRTELQFLTRARVPRRGELAQLYAKVMDAAGDKRVIFRTLDIGSDKVLPYMKPQDEPNPALGWRAIRVGLDKPGVMRMQLQALIRAANGRPLSVMFPFIAQFDEFTAARDHLMREMDREASLGHVLPSDLKVGAMLETPSLAFAPHQFFEMADFISIGGNDLKQFFFAADRENERVRRRYDTLNVSFLTFLEQIVHRCDEADTPLSFCGEDAGRPVEAVCFAAMGLRNLSMRPASIGPVKSLLRRVDLREARSVITEARGSGAQSVRGAVMDWLKRQS, from the coding sequence ATGACGCAGAATTCTGAAACGGAAAGTCGCAAGCTCTTGTCGCGTCTTCAGGCCGTCATGGCCGAGGCCGGTGAGGGCCAAGAGCGTTTGGACAAGATCACCCATCTGATCGCCGATTCAATGGGCACGGAAGTGTGCTCCATCTACCTGTTGCGCGATGCAGAAACGCTGGAGCTCTGCGCAACCCAAGGCCTCGCCGCCGAAGCGGTCCACGTCACCCGTATGCGCATCGGCGAAGGCCTCGTGGGCCGTGTCGCCCGTCAAGCCCGTCCAATTAACACCGCCAACGCCCCGGCAGAGCGGGGCTTTCGCTACATGGCCGAAACCGGAGAGGAAGCCTATTCCTCCTTCCTGGGTGTTCCCATCCAGCGCCTTGGGGAACGCCTCGGCGTCTTGGTGGTGCAATCCAAGGACGAACGCGAGTATTCCGAGGATGAAGTCTACGCCATCGAAGTAGTCGCCATGGTGCTGGCAGAGATGACCGAACTAGGGGCTTTCGTGGGCGAAGGCGCCGCCCTGTCGGCCCGCCACACCAGCCAATTCATGTTCAAAGGCACCACCGCCCAAGAAGGCGCTGCGATGGGGCATGTGTGGCTCCATGAGCCGCGCGTTGTTGTCACGAATCCCGTCGCCGACGATCCCGCCGTTGAACGGGTGCGGCTGAACGAGGCCGTGGATCAACTGCGCACCGATATTGACCAGATGCTGACCCATGTCTCGAAGGGTGACAAAGATCAGGCCGAGGTTCTGGAGGCCTACCGCATGTTCGCCCGCTCGCGCGGCTGGATGCGGCGAATGGAAGAAGATATCGAGCGGGGCCTTTCCGCCGAAGCCGCTGTGGAGAAAGAGCAATCCTCCGCCCGCGCGCGCATGGAAACGGTGCCTGATGCCTACTTGCGTGAACGGCTCCATGATCTTGATGACCTGTCAAACCGCCTTCTGCGGTTGCTGACGGGCCAAGGCAGTGACACAGGCGCGGATATGCCGCTCGACCCGGTTCTGGTGGCCCGCAACATCGGCCCCGGCGAGCTTTTGGACTATGGCCGCAGCCTGCGCGGCGTGGTGCTGGAAGAAGGCTCTGTTGGGTCCCATGCAGCGATCGTGGCGCGCGCCTTGGCGATTCCCTTGGTGATCCACGCCAAACGCATCAACACCGAGGCCTTGAACGGCGACCCGATCCTTGTGGACGGCGATCAGGGCATCGTCCACCTGCGCCCGGAAGATGCCGTCTCTTCTGCGTTCCGTGATAAGCTGGCGATGCAGGCCGAGGCGCAGGAACGCTACGCCTCGATCCGCGACAAGCCCGCAACCTCGAAGTGCGGCACGACGGTCTCGTTGCAGATGAACGCGGGCCTGATGGCCGATCTGCCCTCGCTGCCGTCTTCCGGGGCCGAGGGGGTGGGTCTGTTTCGGACCGAACTGCAATTCCTCACCCGTGCCCGCGTGCCGCGTCGGGGCGAATTGGCGCAACTCTACGCCAAGGTCATGGATGCCGCCGGCGACAAGCGTGTGATCTTCCGCACTCTTGATATCGGCTCGGACAAAGTGCTGCCCTATATGAAGCCGCAAGATGAACCGAACCCCGCCTTGGGCTGGCGTGCGATCCGCGTGGGCCTCGACAAACCGGGCGTGATGCGGATGCAATTGCAGGCACTGATCCGGGCCGCAAACGGGCGGCCCCTGTCGGTAATGTTCCCCTTCATTGCCCAGTTCGACGAATTCACCGCCGCCCGCGATCACCTGATGCGCGAGATGGACCGAGAGGCTTCTCTGGGGCACGTCCTGCCCTCGGACCTCAAGGTCGGCGCGATGCTGGAAACGCCTTCGTTGGCCTTTGCCCCGCATCAGTTCTTCGAGATGGCAGATTTCATCTCCATCGGCGGCAACGACCTGAAGCAGTTTTTCTTTGCCGCTGACCGTGAAAACGAACGGGTGCGCCGCCGCTATGACACGCTGAACGTGTCGTTCCTGACGTTCTTGGAACAGATCGTTCACCGCTGTGATGAGGCCGACACGCCGCTCAGCTTCTGTGGCGAAGACGCGGGCCGCCCTGTGGAAGCGGTGTGTTTTGCCGCCATGGGGCTGCGCAATCTGTCGATGCGGCCTGCCTCCATCGGGCCGGTAAAGTCGCTCCTGCGCCGGGTCGATCTGCGCGAGGCCCGTAGCGTCATTACCGAGGCCCGTGGCTCTGGCGCGCAGTCGGTGCGCGGCGCGGTGATGGATTGGCTTAAGCGGCAGAGCTAA
- a CDS encoding thiamine pyrophosphate-binding protein, with translation MANQMRAADAVAQRLYEAGCRHAFGMPGGEVLTIVDALEKAGITFHLVKHENAGGYIGEGVHHVDGAPVILVATVGPGLMNAVNVVANAEQDRVPMVVLTGCLDADEALTYTHQVLDHRAVLAPITKATFTLTAGEADTIADKAVAIATERRMGPVLIDVPISVADAPSGVRGRRRAPAGPVAPYGTDLQKAEAWLSEAKRPVIIAGLDVLADEAAGDLRTFAETFSVPVITTYKAKGVLPEDHPLALGGAGLSPLADTHLLPLVQSADLILCVGYDPIEMRPGWREVWNPETQRVVDLHAVPNRHYMHQATLSFTCHIGAGLAALSGAEPQDTWPGGEPSATKAALASAFPVDDVWGPAAVIAEARAALPADTRAAVDSGAHRILLSQMWECPTPRSLIQSTALCTMGCAVPMAMGLALADPERPSVAFVGDGGFLMVAGELTTAADMGLKPIIIVFVDASLALIELKQRQRQLKNAAVDYPAKHDIAAMGRAMGGAGVRVGNRAELRTAIEGALKADTFTVIAAEIDRGGYDGRI, from the coding sequence ATGGCAAATCAGATGCGCGCAGCCGATGCGGTTGCCCAGAGGCTTTATGAGGCGGGATGTCGCCACGCGTTCGGGATGCCAGGCGGCGAGGTTTTGACCATCGTCGATGCGCTGGAAAAGGCCGGGATCACGTTTCATTTGGTCAAGCACGAGAACGCGGGCGGCTATATCGGGGAGGGCGTGCATCACGTCGATGGCGCGCCGGTTATTTTGGTCGCAACGGTCGGGCCCGGTCTGATGAACGCGGTGAACGTGGTGGCCAACGCCGAGCAGGACCGGGTGCCGATGGTGGTGTTGACGGGATGTCTCGATGCCGATGAGGCGTTGACGTATACCCATCAGGTTTTGGATCATCGGGCGGTTCTTGCGCCGATCACCAAGGCGACGTTCACGCTGACGGCGGGAGAGGCCGACACGATTGCCGACAAAGCTGTGGCGATTGCCACCGAGCGGCGCATGGGGCCTGTCCTGATCGATGTACCGATTTCTGTGGCCGATGCGCCTAGCGGCGTGCGTGGGCGTAGGCGCGCGCCCGCGGGGCCGGTTGCGCCTTATGGTACGGATTTGCAGAAGGCAGAGGCGTGGTTGAGTGAGGCCAAGAGGCCTGTGATTATTGCGGGCCTTGATGTATTGGCCGATGAGGCAGCCGGTGATCTGCGGACCTTTGCCGAGACGTTTTCGGTTCCGGTCATAACGACCTACAAGGCGAAGGGCGTGTTGCCCGAGGATCATCCGCTGGCCCTTGGGGGGGCGGGGCTGTCGCCGCTGGCCGATACGCATCTGTTGCCCTTGGTACAATCGGCGGACCTGATCCTATGTGTCGGCTATGACCCGATCGAAATGCGTCCTGGTTGGCGAGAGGTTTGGAACCCCGAAACGCAACGGGTTGTTGATCTCCATGCGGTGCCGAACCGGCACTACATGCATCAGGCGACGTTGAGTTTTACTTGCCACATCGGGGCCGGTCTTGCGGCTCTGTCTGGAGCCGAGCCGCAAGATACGTGGCCGGGGGGAGAGCCTTCGGCCACGAAGGCGGCGCTCGCCAGCGCGTTCCCGGTAGATGACGTTTGGGGCCCCGCCGCCGTGATCGCAGAGGCACGCGCCGCGTTGCCCGCCGACACAAGGGCGGCAGTGGACAGTGGCGCACACCGCATTTTGTTGAGCCAGATGTGGGAATGTCCCACGCCGCGTAGCCTGATCCAATCCACCGCATTGTGCACCATGGGGTGCGCGGTGCCGATGGCGATGGGACTTGCGCTGGCTGATCCAGAGCGCCCATCGGTCGCCTTTGTGGGGGATGGCGGATTTCTGATGGTTGCCGGAGAGTTGACGACGGCGGCGGACATGGGGCTGAAGCCGATTATCATCGTGTTCGTCGATGCCTCGCTTGCCCTGATCGAGTTAAAGCAGCGTCAGCGGCAACTAAAGAACGCAGCCGTGGATTACCCGGCAAAGCACGATATCGCGGCGATGGGCCGGGCCATGGGCGGGGCGGGTGTGCGCGTCGGCAACCGGGCCGAGTTGCGCACGGCCATTGAGGGTGCGTTGAAGGCGGATACCTTCACCGTCATCGCCGCAGAGATTGACCGAGGAGGCTATGATGGTCGCATCTAA
- a CDS encoding OpgC domain-containing protein, which translates to MVSITSDVMSPSPQPAASAVPAAAPATVRDPRLDFFRGIAMIIILFAHTPGNFFTTWIPARWGFSDATEMFVFCSGMASAIAFGRTFERAGWGLGTMRVAYRCWQVYWAHIGMFFAIAALMVALNALGPFETNYVGQLNLIPFFDGITRDEELVSTTTDQMLGLVTLTYVPNYFDILPMYLVILAMMPVVMGLSRINLPLTAAVVLTVWLFAQSRILEALGVGHLALSLPAEPWSDRQWFFNPFAWQLVFFTGFAFMIGWLPKPPVNKWLILVAALIVVANIPLSNIGVRAVDREWFGLAFENNPVVDWRVANQMWITKTDFGLYRYAQFLSLAYLGWVLVGEGGKRLIAVGSGLASRVWARVVITLKKIGQQSLAVFVFSMLLARLNGFWLDQWGREAAWHTVFVNLVGVALLVAVAYGVGWVKSQPWRVKR; encoded by the coding sequence ATGGTCAGTATCACTTCAGACGTTATGTCCCCATCGCCGCAACCGGCTGCCTCCGCCGTTCCTGCGGCGGCGCCCGCGACTGTCCGCGATCCGCGTTTGGATTTCTTCCGCGGGATCGCGATGATCATCATTCTGTTCGCCCATACGCCGGGGAATTTCTTCACCACTTGGATACCGGCGCGTTGGGGGTTCTCTGACGCGACCGAGATGTTTGTCTTCTGCTCGGGCATGGCATCGGCCATCGCCTTTGGGCGCACGTTCGAGAGGGCAGGCTGGGGTCTTGGCACCATGCGCGTCGCCTACCGCTGTTGGCAGGTCTACTGGGCGCATATCGGCATGTTCTTCGCCATTGCGGCCCTGATGGTTGCGCTCAACGCTTTGGGACCGTTTGAAACGAACTATGTGGGGCAGCTGAACCTGATCCCGTTCTTCGACGGGATCACGCGGGACGAAGAGTTGGTTTCCACCACCACCGACCAGATGTTGGGCCTTGTGACGCTGACATATGTGCCGAATTATTTCGACATTTTGCCCATGTATCTGGTGATTTTGGCGATGATGCCCGTCGTCATGGGGCTTAGCCGGATCAACCTGCCCCTAACGGCAGCGGTGGTGCTGACGGTATGGTTGTTTGCGCAATCGCGCATCCTTGAAGCGCTCGGCGTGGGGCACCTGGCCCTATCGTTGCCGGCAGAACCGTGGAGCGATCGTCAGTGGTTCTTTAACCCCTTCGCTTGGCAATTGGTGTTCTTCACGGGCTTCGCCTTCATGATCGGCTGGTTGCCGAAACCGCCCGTCAATAAATGGCTGATCTTGGTTGCGGCATTGATCGTTGTTGCCAACATCCCCCTGTCCAACATTGGGGTTCGGGCCGTGGACCGGGAATGGTTTGGCTTGGCGTTCGAGAATAACCCGGTGGTTGATTGGCGGGTCGCCAACCAGATGTGGATCACCAAAACCGACTTTGGCCTGTATCGCTACGCTCAGTTCCTGTCGCTTGCCTATTTGGGCTGGGTGCTGGTGGGGGAAGGCGGAAAACGGCTGATCGCCGTAGGTAGCGGTTTGGCGTCAAGGGTGTGGGCGCGGGTCGTGATAACGCTCAAGAAGATCGGCCAGCAGAGCCTAGCGGTTTTCGTGTTCTCGATGCTTCTGGCGCGGCTTAACGGGTTTTGGCTGGATCAATGGGGACGCGAGGCGGCCTGGCATACGGTGTTCGTTAACCTTGTTGGCGTCGCGCTATTGGTGGCCGTCGCCTACGGTGTCGGCTGGGTCAAATCACAACCATGGCGGGTGAAACGATGA
- a CDS encoding glucan biosynthesis protein G: MTRRSSLALLAAAMAQPSWGMPMVRAGSTHTFDRAWLEAEARRLAQAPHVPMPEVPEGWRNLSYDEYRMMWFNPQRGLWTDEDRPFKVDFFHPGLYFPRPVEVNVVENGQAQTLAFDMSLFDMTDQFPDLPVDETMGYSGLRLRAAMEHPDLYTEFAVFQGASYFRAIGAGMNYGLSARGLAINTAGPEGEEFPEFTRFWLEAPQPGDARQVLHALLDGESCTGAYTFRIDPGDATLMSVEVTLYPRVDLPNVGLAPLTSMFLFDQTNRAGHDDFRPAVHDSDGLMIHNGAGELLFRSLKNPAQLEVSSFVDDSPLGFGLMQRARNLADFEDFEAHYQNRPSLWITPGESWGEGSVQLVEIPSDLEVYDNIVAFWRPRDGLQAGAEYRFSYDMEWSAEPPRPREVAPVLNTAIGGNWDRSRTLVSIDFADHPALSDSPDAYTQVIRTNRGEVTEGVLERNPRTGGLRLTFALEPGEHPSMELRAQVLLGEEPVTEVWLYRWSA; encoded by the coding sequence ATGACGCGCCGCTCTTCGCTTGCGCTCCTTGCCGCGGCAATGGCGCAGCCCTCTTGGGGTATGCCAATGGTGCGGGCCGGGTCGACCCATACGTTTGACCGCGCGTGGCTGGAGGCCGAGGCGCGACGTTTGGCGCAAGCACCCCACGTCCCGATGCCCGAAGTGCCCGAGGGCTGGCGCAACCTGAGCTACGATGAATATCGGATGATGTGGTTCAACCCTCAGCGCGGCCTTTGGACCGACGAGGACCGCCCCTTCAAGGTGGATTTTTTCCACCCCGGCCTCTATTTCCCGCGCCCGGTCGAGGTGAACGTGGTGGAAAACGGTCAAGCGCAAACCCTGGCCTTCGACATGTCCCTGTTCGACATGACCGATCAATTCCCCGACCTGCCTGTGGATGAAACCATGGGCTATTCCGGCCTTCGCCTGCGTGCGGCGATGGAACACCCTGATCTCTATACCGAATTCGCGGTGTTCCAAGGGGCAAGTTACTTCCGGGCCATTGGGGCGGGCATGAACTATGGCCTCTCGGCAAGGGGGCTGGCGATCAACACGGCCGGACCCGAGGGAGAGGAGTTTCCCGAATTCACCCGTTTCTGGCTGGAGGCTCCGCAACCGGGCGATGCGCGGCAGGTGCTTCATGCGCTGCTGGATGGAGAGAGCTGCACCGGTGCGTACACCTTCCGCATTGATCCCGGCGATGCCACGTTGATGTCGGTTGAGGTCACGCTTTACCCGCGTGTGGACCTTCCGAACGTTGGCTTGGCGCCTTTGACCTCCATGTTCCTGTTCGATCAGACCAACCGGGCGGGCCACGATGATTTCCGCCCTGCGGTCCACGACAGTGATGGCCTGATGATTCACAATGGCGCGGGAGAGCTGCTTTTCCGTTCCTTGAAGAACCCGGCGCAGCTTGAGGTGTCCTCGTTCGTTGATGACAGCCCACTCGGCTTTGGCCTGATGCAGCGGGCCCGTAACTTGGCGGATTTTGAGGATTTTGAAGCCCACTACCAAAACCGCCCCTCCCTGTGGATAACTCCGGGAGAAAGCTGGGGAGAAGGTTCTGTCCAATTGGTGGAAATCCCTTCTGATCTAGAGGTTTACGACAATATCGTCGCTTTCTGGCGGCCCCGTGACGGGTTGCAGGCCGGGGCGGAATATCGCTTCAGCTATGATATGGAATGGAGCGCGGAGCCGCCGCGCCCTCGTGAGGTTGCTCCGGTGCTGAATACGGCGATTGGCGGCAATTGGGACCGCTCCCGTACCTTGGTTTCGATCGACTTTGCCGATCACCCCGCGCTGTCCGATAGCCCTGACGCGTATACGCAGGTCATCCGCACCAACCGGGGCGAGGTGACGGAAGGGGTGTTGGAACGCAACCCGCGCACCGGTGGTCTGCGCCTGACGTTTGCGTTGGAACCCGGCGAGCATCCGTCGATGGAGTTACGCGCGCAGGTGTTGCTGGGGGAAGAACCTGTCACGGAAGTTTGGCTATATCGGTGGTCCGCATGA